In a genomic window of Cuculus canorus isolate bCucCan1 chromosome 4, bCucCan1.pri, whole genome shotgun sequence:
- the ABRAXAS1 gene encoding BRCA1-A complex subunit Abraxas 1 isoform X1 yields MEGESTSALLSGFVFGALAFQHLSTDSDTEGFLLGDVKGEAKNSITDSQMDDVEVVYTIDIQKHIPCYQLFSFYNSAGELNELALKKILSGCKKNVIGWYKFRRNTDQIMTFRERLLHKNLQSHLSNQGLVFLLLTSSVMTESCSTYRLEHALHRPQEGLFQKVPLVVTNLGMAEQQGYKTVSGSCVSSVFVRAVRQHRSEFFYEDGSLKEVQKINEMYATLQEELKKISSTVEVSERSVEKLLAEVSQLKEEIKRKKQQICSGTERDYPGEPKENVFLCQALQTFFPNSGFQTCIVSFKGQQISKNCCNIDHNINVMDKLTLMVEERDFTKTRHLTKRKVRETTIGSKSFKKSRSLQLHQKLLQDQEGSDQERKLTPSSTETDEDVLEKNRDTNEYSHSPTF; encoded by the exons ATGGAGGGCGAGAGCACCTCAGCCCTGCTCTCGGGGTTCGTCTTCGGCGCCCTCGCCTTCCAGCACCTCAGCACCGACTCGGACACG GAAGGTTTTCTCCTTGGAGATGTGAAAGGCGAAGCCAAGAACAGCATTACAGACTCACAGATGGATGATGTGGAAGTTGTTTATACAATTG ATATACAGAAGCACATTCCATGCTATCAGTTGTTCAG CTTTTATAATTCTGCAGGAGAACTAAATGAACTCGCCCTGAAGAAAATACTGTCAGGCTGCAAgaag aatGTAATAGGATGGTACAAATTCAGACGTAACACAGACCAGATTATGACTTTCCGGGAACGACTTCTTCATAAGAATTTACAGTCACACTTATCAAATCAAGGCCTTGTATTCCTTTTACTAACATCTAGCGTGATGACAGAAAGCTGTTCGACTTACAGACTGGAGCACGCCTTGCATCGGCCCCAAGAAGG tCTCTTCCAGAAAGTTCCTTTGGTGGTTACCAACTTGGGTATGGCAGAACAGCAAGGTTACAAAACAGTGTCTGGTTCCTGCGTATCTTCTGTTTTTGTGAGAGCAGTGAGACAACACAG GTCAGAATTCTTTTATGAAGATGGATCCTTAAAAGAGGTTCAGAAGATAAACGAGATGTATGCCACCTTGCAAGAGGAACTGAAG AAGATAAGCTCTACAGTAGAAGTCAGTGAACGATCTGTGGAGAAACTCTTAGCAGAGGTGAGccaattaaaagaagaaataaagaggaaaaagcaacaaatttGTTCAG gaacAGAGAGAGACTACCCAGGAGAGCCAAAGgagaatgttttcctttgtcagGCGCTGCAAACATTTTTCCCCAATTCTGGATTTCAGACATGCATTGTTTCCTTCAAAGGCCAACAGATCTCCAAGAACTGCTGTAACATTGACCATAATATTAATGTCATGGACAAACTGACTCTCATGGTGGAGGAAAGAGACTTCACCAAGACAAGACACCTAACCAAGCGTAAGGTCAGAGAGACTACGATAGGATCAAAGTCATTCAAGAAATCCAGATCACTGCAGCTTCACCAAAAATTACTTCAAGATCAAGAGGGCAGTGATCAGGAAAGGAAGCTTACGCCGAGTAGCACTGAAACAGATGAGGAtgtgttggaaaaaaatagagacacAAATGAATACTCACACTCCCCTACTTTCTGA
- the ABRAXAS1 gene encoding BRCA1-A complex subunit Abraxas 1 isoform X2, protein MDDVEVVYTIDIQKHIPCYQLFSFYNSAGELNELALKKILSGCKKNVIGWYKFRRNTDQIMTFRERLLHKNLQSHLSNQGLVFLLLTSSVMTESCSTYRLEHALHRPQEGLFQKVPLVVTNLGMAEQQGYKTVSGSCVSSVFVRAVRQHRSEFFYEDGSLKEVQKINEMYATLQEELKKISSTVEVSERSVEKLLAEVSQLKEEIKRKKQQICSGTERDYPGEPKENVFLCQALQTFFPNSGFQTCIVSFKGQQISKNCCNIDHNINVMDKLTLMVEERDFTKTRHLTKRKVRETTIGSKSFKKSRSLQLHQKLLQDQEGSDQERKLTPSSTETDEDVLEKNRDTNEYSHSPTF, encoded by the exons ATGGATGATGTGGAAGTTGTTTATACAATTG ATATACAGAAGCACATTCCATGCTATCAGTTGTTCAG CTTTTATAATTCTGCAGGAGAACTAAATGAACTCGCCCTGAAGAAAATACTGTCAGGCTGCAAgaag aatGTAATAGGATGGTACAAATTCAGACGTAACACAGACCAGATTATGACTTTCCGGGAACGACTTCTTCATAAGAATTTACAGTCACACTTATCAAATCAAGGCCTTGTATTCCTTTTACTAACATCTAGCGTGATGACAGAAAGCTGTTCGACTTACAGACTGGAGCACGCCTTGCATCGGCCCCAAGAAGG tCTCTTCCAGAAAGTTCCTTTGGTGGTTACCAACTTGGGTATGGCAGAACAGCAAGGTTACAAAACAGTGTCTGGTTCCTGCGTATCTTCTGTTTTTGTGAGAGCAGTGAGACAACACAG GTCAGAATTCTTTTATGAAGATGGATCCTTAAAAGAGGTTCAGAAGATAAACGAGATGTATGCCACCTTGCAAGAGGAACTGAAG AAGATAAGCTCTACAGTAGAAGTCAGTGAACGATCTGTGGAGAAACTCTTAGCAGAGGTGAGccaattaaaagaagaaataaagaggaaaaagcaacaaatttGTTCAG gaacAGAGAGAGACTACCCAGGAGAGCCAAAGgagaatgttttcctttgtcagGCGCTGCAAACATTTTTCCCCAATTCTGGATTTCAGACATGCATTGTTTCCTTCAAAGGCCAACAGATCTCCAAGAACTGCTGTAACATTGACCATAATATTAATGTCATGGACAAACTGACTCTCATGGTGGAGGAAAGAGACTTCACCAAGACAAGACACCTAACCAAGCGTAAGGTCAGAGAGACTACGATAGGATCAAAGTCATTCAAGAAATCCAGATCACTGCAGCTTCACCAAAAATTACTTCAAGATCAAGAGGGCAGTGATCAGGAAAGGAAGCTTACGCCGAGTAGCACTGAAACAGATGAGGAtgtgttggaaaaaaatagagacacAAATGAATACTCACACTCCCCTACTTTCTGA
- the ABRAXAS1 gene encoding BRCA1-A complex subunit Abraxas 1 isoform X3, which produces MTFRERLLHKNLQSHLSNQGLVFLLLTSSVMTESCSTYRLEHALHRPQEGLFQKVPLVVTNLGMAEQQGYKTVSGSCVSSVFVRAVRQHRSEFFYEDGSLKEVQKINEMYATLQEELKKISSTVEVSERSVEKLLAEVSQLKEEIKRKKQQICSGTERDYPGEPKENVFLCQALQTFFPNSGFQTCIVSFKGQQISKNCCNIDHNINVMDKLTLMVEERDFTKTRHLTKRKVRETTIGSKSFKKSRSLQLHQKLLQDQEGSDQERKLTPSSTETDEDVLEKNRDTNEYSHSPTF; this is translated from the exons ATGACTTTCCGGGAACGACTTCTTCATAAGAATTTACAGTCACACTTATCAAATCAAGGCCTTGTATTCCTTTTACTAACATCTAGCGTGATGACAGAAAGCTGTTCGACTTACAGACTGGAGCACGCCTTGCATCGGCCCCAAGAAGG tCTCTTCCAGAAAGTTCCTTTGGTGGTTACCAACTTGGGTATGGCAGAACAGCAAGGTTACAAAACAGTGTCTGGTTCCTGCGTATCTTCTGTTTTTGTGAGAGCAGTGAGACAACACAG GTCAGAATTCTTTTATGAAGATGGATCCTTAAAAGAGGTTCAGAAGATAAACGAGATGTATGCCACCTTGCAAGAGGAACTGAAG AAGATAAGCTCTACAGTAGAAGTCAGTGAACGATCTGTGGAGAAACTCTTAGCAGAGGTGAGccaattaaaagaagaaataaagaggaaaaagcaacaaatttGTTCAG gaacAGAGAGAGACTACCCAGGAGAGCCAAAGgagaatgttttcctttgtcagGCGCTGCAAACATTTTTCCCCAATTCTGGATTTCAGACATGCATTGTTTCCTTCAAAGGCCAACAGATCTCCAAGAACTGCTGTAACATTGACCATAATATTAATGTCATGGACAAACTGACTCTCATGGTGGAGGAAAGAGACTTCACCAAGACAAGACACCTAACCAAGCGTAAGGTCAGAGAGACTACGATAGGATCAAAGTCATTCAAGAAATCCAGATCACTGCAGCTTCACCAAAAATTACTTCAAGATCAAGAGGGCAGTGATCAGGAAAGGAAGCTTACGCCGAGTAGCACTGAAACAGATGAGGAtgtgttggaaaaaaatagagacacAAATGAATACTCACACTCCCCTACTTTCTGA